A region of Mycolicibacterium brumae DNA encodes the following proteins:
- a CDS encoding shikimate kinase — protein sequence MPSSTDPIAVLIGPPGVGKTTVGKRLARSLGVSFVDTDLEIETRHGRAVGQIFAEDGEPAFRSLEETVIGDVIASHSGVIALGGGSIVSPRTQELLRRHPVVYLELTEEEGIRRTAGSGRPVLAGDDPAAVYRRLMAERTPIYQDLARIRVSTVGRSPGAVVREVHRGLREAAPHRVRRAPWPMVLRPTARNHLRAGRRDALRTER from the coding sequence ATGCCTTCTTCGACGGACCCCATCGCGGTGCTGATCGGACCGCCCGGGGTGGGGAAGACCACCGTCGGAAAGCGTCTGGCCAGGTCGCTGGGGGTTTCTTTCGTCGACACCGACCTCGAGATCGAGACGCGGCACGGCCGCGCGGTGGGCCAGATCTTCGCCGAGGACGGCGAGCCGGCGTTCCGCAGCCTGGAGGAGACGGTGATCGGCGACGTCATCGCCAGCCACAGCGGCGTCATCGCGCTCGGCGGCGGATCGATTGTGTCGCCCCGCACCCAGGAGCTGCTGCGCCGGCATCCGGTGGTGTATCTGGAGCTGACCGAGGAAGAGGGCATCAGGCGCACCGCAGGTAGCGGGCGGCCGGTGCTCGCCGGCGATGACCCGGCCGCGGTCTACCGACGGCTGATGGCCGAACGCACCCCGATCTACCAGGACCTGGCCCGGATTCGCGTGTCCACGGTGGGGCGCAGCCCGGGCGCGGTGGTGCGCGAGGTGCACCGCGGCCTGCGCGAAGCCGCGCCGCACCGGGTGCGGCGGGCGCCCTGGCCGATGGTGTTGCGGCCCACGGCTCGCAACCACCTGCGGGCCGGCCGGCGCGACGCACTGCGCACCGAACGCTGA